From a single Sorghum bicolor cultivar BTx623 chromosome 5, Sorghum_bicolor_NCBIv3, whole genome shotgun sequence genomic region:
- the LOC8056981 gene encoding probable protein S-acyltransferase 6, with product MKGRPLFKSPLPRSYLSDTSSVSSAAVATHRVYQVWRGKNRFLCGGRLIFGPDASSIVLTVALIMTPLALFVAFVSFRLAELIGKPLGTAVPATAMAVGVFDVVVLVLTSGRDPGIIPRNARPPDPDDAATSADGSSSFASPATGASWSLPPTRDVYVNGVVVKVKYCHTCMLYRPPRCSHCSVCNNCVERFDHHCPWVGQCIGRRNYRFFFMFISSTTFLCLYVFAFCWVNLALISRRSGVSFGEAVAESPVSGCLIVYTFVTAWFVGGLTAFHSYLVCTNQTTYENFRYRYERKANPFNRGAAGNIAEIFFSPVPPSRNDFRAKVSPADPDAAALYYLGPLASESRISFYTRASLSFDMAKASFDLNYSAKRTSVASSDFGDIVYGGHGGALDRVSTTQYQQPRHSIFGGAGRESKKAEDEADAVTAELGATMHKHYGAAAGRSRVREFEVV from the exons ATGAAGGGGAGGCCGCTGTTCAAGAGCCCTCTCCCCCGCAGCTACCTCTCCGATACCTCCAGCGTCTCGTCGGCCGCCGTCGCCACCCACCGCGTCTACCAAGTCTGGAGAGGGAAGAAT AGATTCCTGTGCGGCGGTCGTCTCATCTTCGGCCCTGACGCGAGCTCCATCGTGCTCACGGTGGCGCTCATCATGACGCCGCTCGCGCTCTTCGTCGCCTTCGTCTCGTTCCGGCTCGCCGAGCTGATCGGGAAGCCGCTCGGCACCGCCGTCCCTGCGACGGCCATGGCGGTCGGCGTATTC GACGTCGTGGTGCTGGTGCTGACGTCGGGTCGGGACCCCGGCATCATCCCCCGGAACGCGCGTCCTCCGGATCCCGACGACGCGGCGACGTCGGCGGACGGCAGCTCGTCGTTCGCGTCCCCGGCGACGGGCGCGTCGTGGTCGCTTCCCCCGACGCGCGACGTGTACGTGAACGGCGTGGTGGTGAAGGTCAAGTACTGCCACACGTGCATGCTGTACCGGCCGCCGCGCTGCTCGCACTGCTCCGTCTGCAACAACTGCGTGGAGCGGTTCGACCACCACTGCCCCTGGGTGGGGCAGTGCATCGGCCGCCGGAACTACCGCTTCTTCTTCATGTTCATCTCCTCCACCACCTTCCTGTGCCTCTACGTCTTCGCCTTCTGCTGGGTGAACCTGGCGCTCATCTCCCGGCGGTCCGGCGTGAGCTTCGGCGAGGCCGTGGCGGAGTCGCCGGTGTCCGGCTGCCTCATCGTCTACACCTTCGTCACGGCGTGGTTCGTCGGCGGGCTCACGGCGTTCCACTCCTACCTGGTGTGCACCAACCAGACGACGTACGAGAACTTCCGGTACCGGTACGAGCGCAAGGCCAACCCCTTCAACCGCGGCGCCGCCGGCAACATCGCCGAGATCTTCTTCTCGCCGGTCCCGCCGTCCAGGAACGATTTCCGGGCCAAGGTGTCGCCGGCGGACCCGGACGCCGCCGCGCTCTACTACCTCGGCCCGCTGGCGTCCGAGTCGCGGATCAGCTTCTACACCAGGGCCAGCCTCAGCTTCGACATGGCAAAGGCAAGCTTCGACCTCAACTACTCCGCCAAGCGCACCAGCGTCGCGTCCTCCGACTTCGGCGACATCGTCTACGGCGGCCACGGCGGGGCGCTCGACCGGGTCTCGACGACGCAGTACCAGCAGCCGCGGCACTCCATCTTCGGCGGGGCCGGCAGGGAGAGCAAGAAGGCGGAGGACGAAGCGGACGCCGTCACGGCGGAGCTCGGGGCCACCATGCACAAGCActacggcgccgccgccggccggtcGCGCGTCAGGGAGTTCGAGGTGGTGTGA